Proteins co-encoded in one Oreochromis aureus strain Israel breed Guangdong linkage group 3, ZZ_aureus, whole genome shotgun sequence genomic window:
- the LOC120439198 gene encoding putative C-type lectin domain family 20 member A — translation MTDMSRLRNSTQNQGEAWIGLNNNTGGNRTWHWSLPGVEYIQNDSSWNLSGRASWEPYPGNCGRKRYDQGDKKLADVSCDTGLWFICYDEMKKDKKTFYLIKEKKNWTQAQNYCRYNYTDLASGLDQVDGEEMKDLINSNGDSMSVWVGLFRDSWRWSDGSDFSFRYWDMELFNDTQSNKTCAMTLLNRSGKWSSDECGKEKPFFCYDDKLILINVNKTWEEALDYCRKNYSDLVSITNPQEQGWVQDKAKNASSPFVWLGLRYSSTLGLWFWVNDKLVCYEKWSKNGTTEECDVAVGMQRGGQHEWFSQRKNETYNFFCLK, via the exons ATGACAGACATGAGCAGACTCCGTAa ctCCACACAGAATCAAGGAGAAGCCTGGATTGgactgaacaacaacacaggTGGAAACAGGACGTGGCATTGGTCTCTGCCAGGAGTGGAATACATTCAAAATGACAGCAGCTGGAATCTGAGTGGAAGAGCATCCTGGGAACCATATCCTgggaactgtgggaggaaaagaTACGATCAAGGAGATAAAAAGCTAGCAGATGTTTCTTGTGACACTGGTCTGTGGTTCATCTGCTATGATG aaatgaagaaagacaagaaaacattttatttgattaaGGAGAAGAAGAACTGGACACAGGCTCAGAACTACTGCAGATATAATTACACTGACTTGGCCAGTGGACTCGATCAGGTAGATGGAGAAGAAATGAAGGACCTGATCAACTCTAATGGCGATTCCATGAGTGTGTGGGTCGGTCTGTTCAGAGACAGCTGGAGGTGGTCAGATGGGAGTGATTTCTCTTTCAGATACTGGGATATGGAGTTATTCAATGATACACAAAGCAACAAGACATGTGCTATGACTCTGTTAAACAGATCAGGAAAATGGAGCTCTGATGAATGTGGCAAAGAAAAACCCTTCTTCTGTTATGATG ATAAATTGATCCTGATCAATGTAAACAAGACCTGGGAGGAGGCCTTGGATTACTGCAGAAAGAATTACAGTGACCTGGTCTCCATCACTAACCCTCAAGAGCAGGGATGGGTCCAAGACAAAGCCAAGAACGCCTCGAGTCCTTTTGTCTGGCTCGGTCTGCGCTACTCCAGCACTCTGGGTCTGTGGTTCTGGGTCAATGACAAGCTGGTCTGTTATGAGAAGTGGAGCAAAAATGGTACGACTGAAGAGTGTGACGTGGCTGTGGGCatgcagagaggaggacagcatGAGTGGTTCAGTCAGAGAAAAAATGagacatataattttttttgtttaaaataa
- the LOC120433622 gene encoding macrophage mannose receptor 1-like, translating into MQWSLYLLILMGQCCFFTCRLYEYHFIAENKSWYEAQRYCREKYTDLAKVFDMTDMSRLRNSTQNQGEAWIGLNNNTGGNRTWHWSLPGVEYIHNDSSWDLNGRYGTEKPGNCGRKRYDNGDKKLVDVSCNHTMWFICYDEKKKDNKTLYLIRTSQNWKEGQSYCRSIYTDLASGLNQVDGEEMKDLCINSTFSAWVGLFRDSWRWSDGSDFSFRYWDMELFNDEQSNKTCAMTLLNRSGKWSSDECDREKPFFCYDDKLILIKENKTWEEALDYCRKYHRVLVSITNHYQQRWAEVRAKNASSPFVWLGLRYSCTLGLWFWVNDKLVCYEKWSKNGTTEECDVAVGMQSGGQHEWFSQRENQTYNFFCLK; encoded by the exons ATGCAGTGGAGTCTGTATCTGCTTATTCTGATGG gTCAGTGTTGCTTCTTTACATGCCGCCTGTATGAGTACCACTTTATTGCAGAAAACAAGAGCTGGTATGAAGCACAGAGATACTGCAGAGAGAAATATACAGACCTGGCCAAAGTGTTTGACATGACAGACATGAGCAGACTCCGTAACTCCACACAGAATCAAGGAGAAGCCTGGATTGgactgaacaacaacacaggTGGAAACAGGACGTGGCATTGGTCTCTGCCAGGAGTGGAATACATTCATAATGACAGCAGCTGGGATCTGAATGGAAGATATGGTACTGAAAAGCCTGgaaactgtgggaggaaaagaTACGATAACGGAGATAAAAAGCTGGTAGATGTTTCATGTAACCATACTATGTGGTTCATCTGCTATGATG aaaagaagaaagacaataaaacattgtatttgaTAAGAACATCTCAGAACTGGAAAGAGGGTCAGAGCTACTGCAGATCAATTTACACTGACTTGGCCAGTGGACTCAATCAGGTAGATGGAGAAGAAATGAAGGACCTGTGTATCAACTCTACCTTTAGCGCATGGGTCGGTCTGTTCAGAGACAGCTGGAGGTGGTCAGATGGGAGTGATTTCTCTTTCAGATACTGGGATATGGAGTTATTCAATGATGAACAAAGCAACAAGACATGTGCTATGACTCTGTTAAACAGATCAGGAAAATGGAGCTCTGATGAATGTGACAGAGAAAAACCCTTCTTCTGTTATGATG ATAAATTGATCCTgatcaaagaaaacaagacCTGGGAGGAGGCCTTGGATTACTGCAGAAAGTATCACAGGGTACTGGTCTCCATCACTAACCATTACCAACAGAGATGGGCAGAGGTGAGAGCCAAGAATGCCTCGAGTCCTTTTGTCTGGCTCGGCCTGCGCTACTCCTGCACTCTGGGTCTGTGGTTCTGGGTCAATGACAAGCTGGTCTGCTATGAGAAGTGGAGCAAAAATGGTACGACTGAAGAGTGTGACGTGGCTGTGGGCATGCAGAGTGGAGGACAGCATGAGTGGTTCAGTCAGAGAGAAAATCagacatataattttttttgtttgaaataa
- the LOC120433623 gene encoding C-type mannose receptor 2-like — protein sequence MQWSLYLLILMGQCCFFTCRLYEYHFIAENKSWSEAQRYCREKYTDLAKVFDMTDMSRLRNSTQNQGEAWIGLNNNTGGNRTWHWSLPGVEYIQNDSSWNLNGRHNEPPGNCGRKRYNNGDKKLADVSCDKTMWFICYDEMKKGTQRFYLIETFMNWTQAQSYCRSQYTDLASGLNQVDGEEMKALFIGRKMSVWVGLFRDSWRWSDGSNFSFRYWDMQLFNDKQNNKTCAMTLLNRSGKWSSDECDKKKPFFCYDDKLILIKENKTWEEALDYCRKFHRNLVSITNPQEQGWVQDKASNTSSPFVWLGLRYSCTLDLWFWVNDKLVCYEKWSREGKTEECGRAVGMESGGQHEWVNFILE from the exons ATGCAGTGGAGTCTGTATCTGCTTATTCTGATGG gTCAGTGTTGCTTCTTTACATGCCGCCTGTATGAGTACCACTTTATTGCAGAAAACAAGAGCTGGTCTGAAGCACAGAGATACTGCAGAGAGAAATATACAGACCTGGCCAAAGTGTTTGACATGACAGACATGAGCAGACTCCGTAACTCGACACAGAATCAAGGAGAAGCCTGGATTGgactgaacaacaacacaggTGGAAACAGGACGTGGCATTGGTCTCTGCCAGGAGTGGAATACATTCAAAATGACAGCAGCTGGAATCTGAATGGAAGACACAATGAGCCGCCTgggaactgtgggaggaaaagaTACAATAATGGAGATAAAAAGCTGGCAGATGTTTCATGTGACAAGACTATGTGGTTCATCTGCTATGATG AAATGAAGAAAGGCACTCAAAGATTTTATTTGATTGAAACATTTATGAACTGGACACAGGCTCAGAGCTACTGCAGATCCCAATACACTGACTTGGCCAGTGGACTCAATCAGGTAGATGGAGAAGAAATGAAGGCTCTGTTCATTGGCCGTAAGATGAGTGTGTGGGTCGGTCTGTTCAGAGACAGCTGGAGGTGGTCAGATGGGAGTAATTTCTCTTTCAGATACTGGGATATGCAGTTATTCAAtgataaacaaaacaacaagacaTGTGCTATGACTCTGTTAAACAGATCAGGAAAATGGAGCTCTGAtgaatgtgacaaaaaaaaacccttcttcTGTTATGATG ATAAATTGATCCTgatcaaagaaaacaagacCTGGGAGGAGGCCTTGGATTACTGCAGAAAGTTTCACAGGAACCTGGTTTCCATCACTAACCCTCAAGAACAGGGATGGGTCCAAGACAAAGCAAGCAACACCTCGAGTCCTTTTGTCTGGCTCGGCCTGCGCTACTCCTGCACTCTGGATCTGTGGTTCTGGGTCAATGACAAGCTGGTCTGCTATGAGAAGTGGAGCAGAGAGGGAAAGACTGAGGAGTGTGGCAGGGCTGTGGGCATGGAGAGTGGAGGACAGCATGAGTGGGTCA ATTTCATTCTGGAGTGA